Proteins from a genomic interval of Actinoalloteichus hymeniacidonis:
- the uvrA gene encoding excinuclease ABC subunit UvrA: MSDRLVVRGAREHNLRGVDLDLPRDSLVVFTGLSGSGKSSLAFDTIFAEGQRRYVESLSAYARQFLGQMDKPDVDFIEGLSPAVSIDQKSTNRNPRSTVGTITEVYDYLRLLYARAGKPHCPTCGHAISKQTPQQIVDQVLDLEEGVRFQVLAPVVRGRKGEYVDLFAELPTQGYSRVRVDGVVHSLTDPPKLKKQEKHDIEVVIDRLAVKPTAKQRLTDSVETALRLADGLVVLDFVDLPENDPQRQRRFSERMACPNGHQLAVDDLEPRSFSFNAPYGACPECMGLGIRKEVDPELVVPDEELSLGEGAIAPWASGQTADYFTRLLESLSEKVGFSMDQPWRGLPARVQKAVLHGIDEQVHVRYRNRYGRERSYHAAFEGVIPFLERRQEQTESEFMRDKYEGYMREVPCPACHGTRLKPEILAVTLAHREHGDKSIAEVCAMSVAECAGFLGGLELGERERMIAGQVLKEIAARLGFLLDVGLDYLSLDRAAGTLSGGEAQRIRLATQIGSGLVGVLYVLDEPSIGLHQRDNHRLIETLTRLRDLGNTLIVVEHDEDTIRAADWVVDVGPGAGEHGGKVVHSGSYEGLLTNEESATGAYLSGRKFIAVPAKRRAIDRKRRLTVVGARENNLRGIDVSFPLSCLISVTGVSGSGKSTLVNDILAKVLANKLNGARQVPGRHTRVNGLEEVDKLVQVDQSPIGRTPRSNAATYTGVFDHVRKLFAATTEAKVRGYQPGRFSFNIKGGRCEACAGDGTIKIEMNFLPDVYVPCEVCRGARYNRETLEVHYKGKTIADVLDMPIEEAATFFEPITAIHRHLKTLVDVGLGYVRLGQPAPTLSGGEAQRVKLAAELQKRSTGRTVYILDEPTTGLHFEDIRKLLGVIDGLVAKGNTVIVIEHNLDVIKTSDWVVDMGPEGGSGGGTVVTQGTPEQVRDVEASHTGRFLAQVL; this comes from the coding sequence GTGTCAGACCGCCTCGTCGTGCGCGGCGCTCGCGAGCACAACCTCCGCGGTGTCGACCTGGACCTGCCCAGGGACAGCCTCGTTGTGTTCACCGGACTGTCGGGCTCTGGGAAGTCGAGTCTCGCATTCGACACGATCTTCGCCGAGGGCCAGCGGCGGTACGTGGAGTCACTCTCCGCCTACGCGCGGCAGTTCCTCGGACAGATGGACAAGCCGGACGTCGACTTCATCGAGGGGCTCTCGCCTGCGGTGTCCATCGACCAGAAGTCCACCAACCGCAACCCCCGTTCGACCGTCGGCACCATCACCGAGGTCTACGACTACCTCCGGCTGCTCTACGCGCGCGCGGGTAAACCACACTGCCCCACCTGCGGACACGCCATCAGCAAGCAGACCCCGCAGCAGATCGTCGACCAGGTCCTCGACCTGGAGGAGGGCGTCCGCTTCCAGGTGCTCGCCCCGGTCGTGCGCGGCCGCAAGGGCGAGTACGTCGACCTCTTCGCCGAGCTGCCGACACAGGGGTACTCGCGGGTGCGGGTCGATGGAGTGGTGCACTCGCTCACCGACCCCCCCAAGCTCAAGAAGCAGGAGAAGCACGACATCGAGGTGGTGATCGACCGCCTCGCCGTCAAGCCCACCGCCAAGCAGCGGCTCACCGACTCGGTCGAGACCGCACTGCGACTCGCGGACGGCCTGGTGGTGCTCGACTTCGTCGACCTCCCCGAGAACGACCCGCAGCGCCAGCGCAGATTCTCCGAACGGATGGCCTGCCCCAACGGCCACCAGCTCGCCGTCGACGACCTCGAACCCCGGTCGTTCTCCTTCAACGCCCCCTACGGCGCCTGCCCGGAGTGCATGGGCCTCGGCATCCGCAAGGAGGTCGACCCCGAACTGGTCGTGCCCGACGAGGAGCTCTCCCTCGGCGAGGGAGCCATCGCCCCCTGGGCCTCCGGACAGACGGCCGACTACTTCACCCGGCTGTTGGAATCGCTGTCGGAGAAGGTCGGCTTCTCGATGGACCAGCCCTGGCGCGGACTTCCCGCCAGGGTGCAGAAGGCCGTGTTGCACGGCATCGACGAACAGGTGCACGTCCGCTACCGCAACCGCTACGGCCGGGAACGCTCCTACCACGCGGCCTTCGAGGGAGTCATCCCGTTCCTGGAGCGCAGGCAGGAGCAGACCGAGTCCGAGTTCATGCGGGACAAGTACGAGGGCTACATGCGGGAGGTGCCCTGCCCCGCCTGTCACGGCACCCGGTTGAAGCCCGAGATCCTGGCGGTCACGCTCGCCCACCGCGAGCACGGCGACAAATCCATCGCCGAGGTCTGCGCGATGAGCGTCGCGGAGTGCGCGGGCTTCCTCGGCGGCCTGGAACTCGGCGAACGCGAGCGGATGATCGCGGGCCAGGTCCTCAAGGAGATCGCCGCCCGACTCGGATTCCTGCTCGACGTCGGTCTGGACTACCTGTCCCTGGACCGTGCCGCGGGCACGCTCTCCGGTGGCGAGGCCCAGCGAATCCGACTGGCCACCCAGATCGGCTCCGGCTTGGTCGGCGTGCTCTACGTGCTGGACGAGCCCTCGATCGGGTTGCACCAGCGGGACAACCACCGACTGATCGAGACTCTTACTCGGCTGCGGGACCTGGGCAACACACTCATCGTCGTGGAGCACGACGAGGACACGATCCGGGCCGCCGACTGGGTGGTCGACGTCGGCCCCGGCGCGGGTGAACACGGCGGAAAGGTCGTGCACAGCGGCTCCTACGAGGGCCTGCTGACCAACGAGGAGTCGGCGACCGGCGCCTACCTGTCCGGCCGCAAGTTCATCGCGGTGCCCGCGAAGCGTCGGGCGATCGACCGCAAGCGTCGGCTGACCGTGGTCGGCGCGCGAGAGAACAACCTGCGCGGCATCGACGTGTCCTTCCCGCTCAGCTGTCTGATCTCGGTCACGGGCGTCTCAGGGTCCGGCAAGTCGACGCTGGTCAACGACATCCTCGCCAAGGTGCTGGCCAACAAGCTCAACGGCGCGCGGCAGGTGCCGGGCAGGCACACCCGGGTCAACGGTCTCGAGGAGGTCGACAAGCTCGTCCAGGTCGACCAGTCGCCGATCGGCCGGACACCGCGCTCCAACGCCGCGACCTACACCGGCGTGTTCGACCACGTCCGGAAGCTGTTCGCGGCCACCACCGAGGCGAAGGTGCGCGGTTATCAGCCGGGCCGGTTCTCCTTCAACATCAAGGGCGGCCGGTGCGAGGCGTGCGCGGGCGACGGCACGATCAAGATCGAGATGAACTTCCTGCCCGACGTGTACGTGCCCTGCGAGGTCTGCCGGGGAGCGCGCTACAACCGCGAGACGCTGGAGGTCCACTACAAGGGCAAGACCATCGCCGACGTGCTGGACATGCCGATCGAGGAGGCGGCGACCTTCTTCGAGCCGATCACCGCGATCCACCGGCACCTCAAGACGCTGGTCGACGTCGGACTGGGCTACGTGCGGTTGGGGCAGCCCGCTCCGACGCTGTCCGGCGGTGAGGCGCAGCGCGTCAAGTTGGCCGCCGAACTGCAGAAGCGGTCGACGGGTCGCACCGTCTACATCCTCGACGAGCCGACGACCGGCCTGCATTTCGAGGACATCCGCAAGCTGCTCGGTGTCATCGACGGACTGGTGGCCAAGGGCAACA
- a CDS encoding TetR/AcrR family transcriptional regulator, giving the protein MADEDNGGNPGVADARRRERAHRILDAAGELILRWGYDKTTIDDVARLAGVAKGTIYLHWNTREALFTALLRRERAFLAEAISAPESTHGDLRAVIEHIAAALGRRPLLEAVMRRDLDILGRLRHSDDARTGGSGPPGFAGYLERLREAKLIRTDLTPAAQLTMVSATFLGFLMVTPLMPAGFAVSAAESNGLLGDVVHRSLAPESPLDDAQQRSFRRITDAYLGEVGESARTAYRSAMGFDREEGAR; this is encoded by the coding sequence GTGGCTGACGAGGACAACGGAGGCAACCCGGGTGTCGCGGATGCACGGCGTCGAGAACGGGCCCATCGCATCCTCGATGCGGCGGGCGAGCTGATCCTGCGCTGGGGTTACGACAAGACCACCATCGACGATGTCGCGCGGCTGGCCGGTGTCGCCAAGGGCACCATCTACCTGCACTGGAACACCAGAGAAGCCTTGTTCACCGCGTTGCTGCGCCGGGAACGGGCCTTCCTCGCCGAGGCCATCTCGGCGCCCGAGAGCACGCACGGGGATCTGCGTGCCGTCATCGAGCACATCGCGGCCGCGCTGGGTCGGCGCCCACTGCTCGAAGCGGTCATGCGCCGGGACCTCGACATTCTCGGCAGGCTCCGACACAGCGACGACGCCAGGACCGGCGGCAGCGGCCCGCCGGGCTTCGCCGGCTATCTCGAGAGGCTCCGAGAGGCGAAACTGATCCGCACCGATCTGACGCCTGCCGCGCAACTCACCATGGTGAGCGCGACCTTCCTGGGCTTCCTCATGGTCACGCCGTTGATGCCCGCCGGATTCGCCGTGTCGGCAGCGGAGTCCAACGGGCTGCTCGGCGACGTCGTCCACCGCTCGCTCGCACCGGAATCACCACTCGACGATGCACAACAACGCAGCTTCCGCCGAATCACCGACGCCTACCTCGGCGAGGTCGGCGAATCCGCGCGAACGGCTTACCGCTCGGCCATGGGGTTCGACCGCGAGGAGGGTGCTCGATGA
- a CDS encoding maleylpyruvate isomerase family mycothiol-dependent enzyme, producing MAELHLSHPQPLEDSLVAPRTSVDGAAAHAAAGLRALEIANRALLEVVDRLDDADTAGPSLLPGWSRAHVLTHLARNADGLVNLLTWARTGVEHPMYPSEADRDADIVEGADRPAQLLDEDIRAAVERFTVAADALPADAWSAQITARQGVMQAQEIPWVRLREIWIHLVDLDVGTSLADVPDDQLEVLLISVVGPYQERTDVPSFSVVVELPDGTERTWHIGSASEDGGPPPVRGTTRAVLGWLTGRHDGHDLLGTLPELPGWM from the coding sequence ATGGCAGAGCTCCACCTTTCACACCCACAGCCGCTCGAGGACAGCCTGGTGGCGCCTCGGACGAGCGTCGACGGCGCAGCCGCGCACGCCGCCGCCGGTCTGCGGGCTCTCGAGATCGCCAACCGCGCGTTGCTCGAAGTGGTGGACAGACTGGATGACGCAGACACCGCCGGTCCCAGCCTGCTACCCGGGTGGTCCAGGGCCCACGTGCTCACCCACCTGGCGCGGAACGCCGATGGACTGGTCAATCTGCTCACCTGGGCTCGGACCGGCGTCGAGCACCCGATGTATCCGAGCGAGGCCGACCGCGACGCCGACATCGTCGAGGGAGCCGACCGGCCCGCCCAACTGCTCGACGAGGACATCAGGGCCGCCGTAGAGCGGTTCACCGTCGCGGCGGACGCCCTACCCGCCGATGCGTGGTCGGCGCAGATCACCGCCCGACAGGGCGTGATGCAGGCTCAGGAGATCCCCTGGGTCCGACTTCGGGAGATCTGGATCCACCTGGTGGATCTCGATGTCGGCACCAGCCTGGCCGATGTTCCCGACGATCAGCTCGAAGTGCTTCTCATCAGCGTGGTCGGTCCCTACCAGGAACGGACGGACGTCCCGAGCTTCAGTGTGGTCGTCGAACTGCCCGACGGGACCGAACGCACCTGGCACATCGGTTCGGCCAGCGAGGACGGCGGTCCCCCGCCGGTGCGCGGCACGACCCGGGCCGTGCTGGGCTGGCTCACGGGCAGGCATGACGGTCACGACCTGCTCGGCACGCTGCCGGAATTGCCCGGCTGGATGTGA
- a CDS encoding PEP/pyruvate-binding domain-containing protein, with translation MTDRPDRPLVLPLADPAADLATVGGKGLSLARMARADLPVPDGFHVTTEAYRRATETRLGTEILAIVGGVRDDDPAGTEAASQRVAQLFADHGIPDEVAEAVRRAYRSLGEQTPVAVRSSATAEDLPELSFAGQQDTILDVRGTEAVLAAVGRCWASLWTARAIDYRRLHRVDGTDLALAVVVQRLVPADAAGVLFTANPISGERGEAVVNASWGLGESIVSGRVTPDSIVVRREGGTILDERISDKTVMTVRTDGHPEEVPVPAEQRRIPVLTPAEIRQLVALGARIESAQQMPVDVEWARHDGRFLILQARPITGLGTREPGEEIPNDSLGVYRLWTNGNLGEAIPDVMTPCTWSLVQIFMADGMATSTLPGFRAYGNIGGRFYMDLSQAVTLAGALGIDRRRFTELSGDVFGRLPSDLPIPPVPSSRAAILRRLIPVTARVLRRVFANQRRLAGFFEQAPRRCAALRSRIEAAEDNATLAALWRDHVEPFFHECNRMLEAATRLGGTRLVHTRGVLGKTLSAADRDILLTGFQTAADPLASLGPLLGLEQLANGALDRAEFAVRFGHRSAHEFEVSRPYPAEDPQWIDEQLAGLADSARDVTAMIEERQRARDEAWERFARRSPNRVDSMRRRLAKWAEVIRYRESARSEVIRAFALIRSFVLRAGAVTGHGDDLFFLTIQEILGLLEAGTGPAALTAVPARRRTYERYSSLPPYPALILGPFDPVRWASDPERRTDLFDARGRVTEAAATVTGFPGSAGTVEGIVRVIAAPADGAALQAGEILVTTVTNIGWTPLFPKAAAIVTDVGAPLSHASIVARELGIPSVVGCGNAMMRLHDGDRVRVDGARGTVEVLTGGTER, from the coding sequence ATGACCGATCGACCGGACCGGCCGCTCGTACTGCCCCTCGCGGACCCGGCGGCCGATCTCGCCACGGTGGGCGGCAAGGGGCTCTCGCTGGCGCGAATGGCCCGCGCCGATCTCCCGGTCCCCGACGGATTCCATGTCACGACCGAGGCCTACCGCCGGGCGACCGAGACCAGGTTGGGCACCGAGATCCTCGCGATCGTCGGCGGCGTCCGGGATGACGATCCGGCGGGCACGGAGGCCGCCTCCCAGCGGGTTGCGCAGCTGTTCGCCGACCATGGCATTCCCGACGAGGTGGCGGAAGCGGTTCGTCGCGCCTACCGCTCGCTGGGCGAGCAGACCCCGGTGGCCGTGCGGTCGTCCGCCACTGCCGAGGATCTGCCGGAGTTGTCCTTCGCTGGCCAGCAGGACACGATCCTCGACGTCCGGGGCACCGAGGCGGTACTCGCGGCGGTCGGACGCTGCTGGGCCTCACTGTGGACGGCGCGGGCCATCGACTACCGCCGCCTGCATCGGGTCGACGGCACGGATCTCGCGCTCGCCGTGGTGGTTCAGCGATTGGTCCCGGCCGATGCGGCGGGCGTCCTGTTCACCGCCAATCCGATCAGCGGGGAGCGCGGCGAGGCCGTCGTCAACGCCTCGTGGGGTCTCGGCGAGTCGATCGTCAGTGGTCGGGTCACGCCGGATTCGATCGTCGTGCGTCGAGAGGGCGGGACGATCCTCGACGAACGGATCAGCGACAAGACCGTCATGACTGTGCGCACCGACGGTCACCCGGAGGAGGTGCCCGTACCCGCCGAGCAACGACGGATCCCGGTGCTGACCCCGGCGGAGATCCGGCAGCTCGTCGCCTTGGGTGCGCGAATCGAGTCCGCGCAGCAGATGCCGGTCGATGTCGAATGGGCCCGGCACGACGGCCGGTTCCTGATTCTGCAGGCCCGGCCGATCACCGGGCTGGGGACACGGGAACCGGGCGAGGAGATCCCGAACGACAGTCTCGGCGTCTATCGGCTGTGGACCAACGGCAATCTGGGCGAGGCGATCCCGGATGTGATGACCCCGTGTACCTGGTCGTTGGTCCAGATCTTCATGGCCGACGGGATGGCGACGTCCACGCTGCCGGGGTTCCGCGCCTACGGCAACATCGGCGGCCGGTTCTACATGGACCTCAGCCAGGCGGTGACGTTGGCGGGCGCGCTCGGCATCGACAGGCGGCGGTTCACCGAGCTGAGTGGCGATGTCTTCGGCAGGCTGCCGAGCGACCTACCGATCCCGCCGGTTCCCTCGTCACGAGCGGCGATTCTGCGTCGGTTGATCCCGGTGACGGCACGGGTTCTCCGTCGGGTGTTCGCCAATCAGCGCCGACTGGCCGGCTTCTTCGAACAGGCTCCTCGGCGTTGCGCCGCCCTGCGGTCGCGGATCGAGGCGGCCGAGGACAACGCGACGCTGGCGGCCCTGTGGCGCGACCATGTCGAACCGTTCTTCCATGAGTGCAACCGGATGCTCGAAGCGGCGACCCGATTGGGTGGCACGCGTCTGGTGCACACCCGAGGTGTTCTCGGTAAGACCTTGAGTGCGGCCGACCGCGACATCCTGCTCACCGGCTTCCAGACGGCAGCCGACCCGCTGGCCAGCCTCGGTCCGTTGTTGGGTCTGGAACAACTGGCCAACGGCGCCTTGGATCGGGCGGAGTTCGCCGTGCGTTTCGGCCATCGGAGCGCGCACGAGTTCGAGGTCTCGCGGCCGTACCCGGCGGAGGATCCGCAGTGGATCGATGAGCAGCTGGCGGGTCTGGCCGACTCGGCGCGCGATGTCACGGCGATGATCGAGGAACGACAGCGGGCCAGGGACGAGGCCTGGGAGCGGTTCGCGCGGCGTTCGCCGAACCGGGTCGACTCGATGCGACGACGGCTCGCCAAGTGGGCCGAGGTGATCAGGTATCGCGAGTCGGCACGGTCGGAGGTCATCCGGGCCTTCGCGCTGATCCGTTCGTTCGTGCTGCGCGCGGGCGCGGTGACCGGGCACGGAGACGACCTGTTCTTCCTGACCATCCAGGAGATCCTCGGGCTGCTCGAAGCCGGAACGGGTCCCGCAGCGCTCACGGCGGTCCCGGCCCGCCGCCGTACCTACGAGCGGTATTCGTCGTTGCCGCCCTATCCGGCGTTGATCCTCGGTCCGTTCGATCCGGTGCGGTGGGCGTCGGATCCCGAGCGGCGTACCGATCTGTTCGATGCACGCGGCCGCGTCACCGAGGCGGCCGCGACCGTCACCGGCTTTCCGGGATCCGCAGGCACGGTGGAGGGGATCGTGCGCGTGATCGCCGCGCCTGCGGACGGCGCGGCCCTGCAAGCGGGCGAGATCCTGGTGACCACCGTGACGAACATCGGTTGGACGCCGCTGTTCCCGAAGGCCGCCGCGATCGTGACGGATGTGGGCGCGCCGCTGTCCCATGCGTCCATCGTCGCCCGCGAGCTGGGGATTCCCTCGGTGGTCGGCTGTGGGAACGCGATGATGCGCCTGCACGACGGCGATCGGGTCCGGGTCGACGGTGCGCGCGGCACGGTGGAGGTGCTCACCGGCGGCACCGAGAGGTAG
- a CDS encoding MBL fold metallo-hydrolase: protein MDVLQQYTGHVEPGGPAARRTLAELTITKISVGPMDNNCYVLHCPSSGDAVMIDAAAEPERLSDLLGHDDDRPRLRTIVTTHRHGDHWQALGAVAGAYGTNLAAHPADAEELPVPLDFLVEQGHTLEVGASQLEVIHLRGHTPGSIALLYRDPKGTPHLFTGDSLFPGGPGRTTSPEDFTSLMDDLQARVFDVLPDETWVYPGHGDDTTLGAERPKLGEWRARGW, encoded by the coding sequence GTGGACGTGTTGCAGCAGTACACCGGTCATGTCGAACCCGGCGGCCCTGCCGCGCGCCGGACCCTCGCCGAGCTGACGATCACCAAGATCTCGGTCGGCCCGATGGACAACAACTGCTACGTATTGCATTGCCCGAGCAGCGGCGACGCGGTGATGATCGATGCGGCCGCCGAGCCGGAACGGCTGTCGGACCTTCTTGGTCACGACGACGATCGGCCTCGGCTGCGCACCATCGTCACGACCCATCGGCATGGTGATCACTGGCAGGCCTTGGGCGCCGTGGCGGGCGCCTACGGCACCAACCTGGCGGCGCATCCGGCGGACGCCGAGGAACTGCCGGTTCCGCTGGACTTCCTGGTCGAGCAGGGACACACGCTGGAGGTCGGTGCCTCGCAGTTGGAGGTGATCCACCTCCGCGGCCACACCCCGGGTTCCATCGCATTGCTGTACCGGGACCCGAAGGGCACGCCGCATCTGTTCACCGGCGACTCGCTCTTCCCCGGCGGTCCGGGACGGACGACGAGCCCCGAGGACTTCACGAGTCTGATGGACGACCTTCAGGCCAGGGTGTTCGACGTGCTGCCCGACGAGACGTGGGTGTACCCCGGGCACGGCGACGACACGACACTCGGCGCGGAACGCCCGAAACTCGGCGAGTGGCGCGCACGCGGCTGGTGA